TCTTTATATTTGTACGTTCAAATATTACTGCATGGGATCTCATGATGAGGTATTGTAGAGTAGAGTCTGAATAAAGAAAAGCTTTAGTATCTGGAATgaatttctttctctctttttttcactGATCATAAGAGCAAAGTAATTCATTATGTCGGGTCAAAAGCTAAGAGAAGTCATTAAAACAACAATTCTCTGGTATGATATTTTAGTAACTAACTTGAGAGAGATCACATAAAAAGAACTGCCAACAGACTCCTTCTGCAAGCCACATGATGCTTTCATGCAGTGGTGGGACTAAAAAGATAAGAAAAACCACTAGCTCCCATCATATCCTCATTCATCAACACACAAGAGAAATGTAGGTAGAATTTCATCCCGGAAACACACAAGAGAAATGTAGGTAGAATTTCATCCCGGAACCAAAATCCTTTTAATCGGTAAAAAATTTTGGTGCTACCGAGTTTcaaactcaggtcactggtatcatcacccagtaACTTTACCACTTTACGACACCGGCCAGGAACCAAAATCTTACAAGAACTGATGGGGTTTGTCCACAAGAATCACAACCTGCAAGTAAATTCGGGATAGAAGTACCCCATCCATTGCCTAAAACTGAAACAAACCTAAACTGGCTTGTTTTATAAGAGTACCGTTAGCTGAATCTCAGAGTAGGTAGCTGGATGAATCAAGAAATCaataatgaaaaacaaaaaaaggcCAATAATCTCATTAACTAAATGGTCCTGCAAACTTACTTCTCAATCACTAAAGGGTAATGCCATAAATCAAAAAGATCCCACCATCTTACAGTGTATTTAAACCCTTTTACTCCTTAAGAACAAGGAAAAGTACTTGTGTTAGATAACGAAAGAAAATGCAACAAAGAAATATTCAAGGTAACTTCTCCTTAAGGAAGAGTAGTAGTTTTTGTttgtatgttgttgttgtttgctgAATGGGGTTTAGCCATTCTTGAATGTGCCAGTTTCTGATTCTaagtgatagtggaatgctagtaGGGCAAGACCAAAAACTTACTCTCAAGTTCATGGACCATTTCTCTAAGTTCACCAAGATCCTAGACTGACAAAGGCTTAATAGTgtgttcttttcttttctactgaTAGTTATAAAaatgaaaaccctaacttttgtctGCTATTCTCCTTACAGATCCTAGAGCTATATCCCAAAGTCTTAAAGATACCAAGTCTGCACTGCTGCTCCCTTACTACTTCCTCAATAGCTTGCTTACAGAACAAATATTCTCCTACTACCCTTTTTGGTCCTACCTAAAGATAAAAGTTGGTCTTCCCCTCTTTACCACATTTCCCACCTGGACCATTTTACTTTACTCTTTTTGACCACATTCTTACTTTCTTGTGAACAAATACTATTTTTCCTGTAATGGATACAAAATTGAAGAGTGGGAATTGCAGAAAAGGTAAACAAAATAAAGGTTTTGATTTCTCAAAGTGTGCATTCATGGTATGAAACCTAATAGACAAGCAGGTGTACCGAATGAAAAAAATATGTATCCAACTGAAATACTAGTCCTTTCCGTCAAGTTAACCATATATTCTTAATAACAGAAGTATGTACTTATCACTTTAAGGAATCATAAGAATGTTTATGTATGTGTATTTTCTGAACAGTTTCAGGTGGTGCAAAAGCAGGCAAATACTCACTAACATAGAAGATGAatattcaaacaaaataaaagttATTTTCAGTGTCCACCCTAATTTTGTTGGTATATACAATCGAAATTCCTTCAACAAAACACTGGAAATTGAGATACACTTGTTGTGTTTAATAGCAGTGCTGGTAAGAAATATCATAATAATTCTATTGAGATGTTTTTCTCGAGGGTAATTATAACAATATAACTCTTTGGAGAACAGACATGTGTATATATAACAAGcatggaaagaaagaaaaaaagaatgtgAAAAAACCTTGGCAGTCCTGAATCTCATTGTTCACGTTTGCTCACCTTTATCTCAAGAAGTTCCTCGATGGGTTGACGACATATGGGACACTTGTTCGTTTGGCGCCTCAGCTCGTTTGCACACTCATTGCACATACACTGAAAATACAACAGATTTCTGTCAACTAAGAGCACAATGCCGGCACAAAATTTATGATCAAGAAAGTGTTTGCAGCAATAATGAGACACTACTGAATAGAGTTTCTTTCCATAGTTCAAAAACCAGGCAGAAGTTTTAACAAACCAAAGAATGGAGAGAGTTACAAACAAGCTAGGCAACCGGGATAGGTCAAAATTTGAAAGCATAACAGATACCATTTCATGTGAATGTTTCTTTGTTTGTGGCGATGGTATAATATATTAGATGATCATCAAACGACTTGTTCATTAAACTTTCGGACAAAAATAAACCTAACTAACATGACATTTTCTACCAAATATATATAGCTTTCTACTACAAAGATGATGGCAAAGCGATTCATGCTTGATGATGGCAATAAGGTTCTGGGTTATCACAGGCTACACTCCCAACCCAAATCCAGCAGATGCTATTTTCCAGGGACAACTAATCTGGTCTTGGAACCCAAGTAATATGATTCAATGGAAACTGTGGAGTCCCACAAAGCACCATTGATTCAAATCAGTTAGTATTTTCGTCTTAGCTCAACTTGTTTTGCTTACCCAATAGCTACATTAGTGAAATAGCAACAAGTTTGTCCCAAGAAtaataagaaggaaaaaaaaacagataaAACAAAATGGTTTGTGTACTCACCATATGTCTACAAGGAAGGACAGCTGTGTCCTTTGGCTCAGTCATGCAAATTACACATTCTTTCCCTGAATCATTATCATCGAGGTCCGGTTCTGTCGAATTGCCAATCCCATAGATCTCACGCAACTCATAGCGCTCCCCGTCAATCCACAATATTTGCTTGACTACTTTAACCTGGAAGGCACCTTGGTTGTTCTTCTCAAGGACAGCTTCAGAAATTTGTGCACGAGAAGTACTGGGTAGCGGATGGTCAGAATCTTCAATCATAGgcaaaggtggttggcatgcttcGGCATATATTACAAGCGGGAACACCTGGTCACCTGGAGACGGTCTTGATAGATCTTCCAAATCGAAGAAACCTAAGTCGATACCGGTTCCTGAAGGCTGATGAAATTTCTGACCTACACCTTTCTGAAACAGGACTCTAACAGGCATACAAGCATCGGGATACAATGGAGAGTATTGACAGTTGGCACCTTCCTTGGCGAAGTAAAAAATGGTGATGCTATCATTAAGACAATACGAAAACCCATCATTCATTTGAAATAATACCACACTCTGAAAAGGAttctcaaaaatatatataactaGAATATCGAGAACATCTAAATTAGCATGCAACAAAGGTAGTTCTTCCACTCTTTTAAATCAATAGAGCTTCATCCACCCGTATTCCTTTACCAGTGTCCGGGGTTAAGGCCCTTCATCATAACTCTTTAAGGAAGCAAGACAAGCTTATTCCTTCTCTCCGGTGGATATAAATGATGTCAACATAAAAACCAATTTCCCAATCCAATTTAtatagtactccctccgttcctttttaataggctggtttctataaataaatgtttcaaaaaaataggctggtttcctaattgggaaagtcaaatgttactttaattttctgggaccacttttctcttaattttttttgatgacaagtgtcatgtggaccattgtactttacttcttttgctgacaaatgtcatggggaccatttcacttcacttcttttattgacaagtgtcatgaggaccactttcaatgattagttctcttaatttccttaaatttctctaaaaacaaaaccagcctattaaaaaggaatggAGGGAGTACTATTTAATCATCATAATGTCAATGCTAAATTTTTAGAGTACTACTATAGCTTTCACAGCATAACGCATCTCATACCAAACGCATCTAATCCAAGAATTGAAATACATTACATACCAACTAAAGCATCTAAAAGCAGGACTGTACGATAAGTTCATGTAAGACTGTACTTCTCTAGGGAAATTGTGTATCATAAGTGTATTCTACGCAGTACAGGAGCTGAAAGAATGACAAAATAATGAGTCCAAACATTTTATGTAGTCCCAAAGGTCTTGTTCTACTCATACTCCTTTAGGGAATAGCATGTAGCTCTCAAACTTTAGGTGCAGTTACTGGCTATAAAAAAGTTCTCAAACTTAAGCAACCTAGACTAGTTCTAAATAAAAATTTACAGACCCACTCCAAGCATAACCCCTTTCGGAAGATTAATGTGTATCCTGTATAACTACAAACACCACTTCATCCATTGAAACTCCACACTACGGTTTACTTATAGATAACAAATTAAGCTTTCAAATATTTTAGTTTTGAAAGGTCTTAACAAGACAACTTAAACATTATGCCAAAACTTGTTTAGAAATCATTGAATATTTGAATCCGCCTAAGCTACAATATTTGCAGCAGTCCTTCATGTATCCTTACTACCCTACAATATCTCGAGCAATTCCAAATACTTGAAAGTTGAAACTAGGAGTCCTAAAAGACCCCATGGTTCTCCAAGAAATAGCTGAGTCCCCATAACTTAGCTATGATATAGTGGTAACAAACATCTACTTGGAGCTCCTAATACGCCTCCGTTGGCAATTATGAGTACACGCAAACTACTAGATTCCTAAAATATGTTCAAATGAATTACTTAAACACAAACCATTGACCATAATCACAGCTTCATATTGTAATAACCAGTTTGCTTATATTTCATCTCTATTCACAATTCAAATTACACAATCAAAATGAGACTAATTTAAGAACCCGAATTAAACAAACAAGTTCATTAAAAAAAACACACAATTTTAAGAGTCCCATACCTTCCATCAACAAGGGCATCAAAAGTGAAAGAGACCAAATGATAATCAGGGTTATGGTCATCAATCTGAATCTTGATAGTATCTTTATGAACATTCACATCATTCCTAATTTTCTTAGCTTCTTGATACGGTACTAATGGTAGTACTTGTTGTATAGGTTGTTGGGGCATCATCCAATGAGGTCTAATCCAAGGTTGTTGCCACTGATTAGTATTAGTTTGATTATAAGAATATAGATTTTGCTGATAATATGGAGGTGGAGGAGGATACATAGGGTAGTGATTTAGTTGTGGGGGATTTTGATATGGGGGTGGTGAATTATTATATGGAGGAGGAGGAGGGGTTTGAGGAGGGTAAGAGCTGTAAcaatttggtggtggtggttgtgatggtggaggaaaagaataagaataagaggaggaggaagaggaagaggaagaggaagaggaagttgAAGGGAGTGAATTAGGGGGGTTTGggtatgaagaggaagaagaagaaaggagtagagatggagatgggttttgatcaTATCTTTGTGGTTTACTTGATGATAACCCCATTTTTTGATGAAAATGAGAACCAGAGAAGAggagtaaaaaaaaaagagacttgTTTTGATGTTTCCTAGAGAGATGAGGAAGGAAGAAGGAAGATGGGATGATTGGAATTAGTGACACACACACATTAATTATTGTTTGTTGTTTCAGTACTTAATGAGGAGCAGAGGATCTGATGCTATTCCTGGGGCGTTCTTGAAGAATCCGAATACACAGATCAATCGAGTTGATTATATCCGTTGCTTTCTTTATGTAAGAAATCGTAGATTGGGACCCACTTACTTATGTGGACCTGTTATTAGGTGACTTTTATTAGTCAACGGTTTAGACATTTTATTTTGACTCAGTGATATATTCTAggtcctagttagcaattcggggcaCGGGTAGTAGTTCCGGACGACATACGTACGAGAATTAACGGATTTAGATAGGTTGGATTCGGTCTAAAATCCGATCAACTGTTCGTTGTTCGGACAGTAGTTCGGAACGCATACGTACGTgcatattcgttttataaatgtgagttcggcacttAGAATCCGGTTTACATATATGATAAGTTGACAAGTTTTATGACCTTATTAcgagactaattttatttgtatatgatttataagatgattatttaacaagaagtaaacaatttaatcgcataaatatattataaaacgagtttatggacttttaacaaaaatcaacacataaaacactggttaaacaactactgatagaaaattttaactgaataattgtatttaaatataaagtatatacaaaatcaaacaaaaatcaatCAACAAAACTCTGGTCATAGAGTTACCTATGGGAGTTCTAGTTCAgaaatatcattcggattcggtcagttcGAATGCGTTCGCGAATCATTCATCGGGTCCATATAATCCGAAAACTAGGTTCGGAGTTCAAATAGTTCGGAAATATCACTCGGATTCGgtcagttcggatacgttcgcgaatcattcgggaatgattcagagaattactaactagggtctAGGTTGCATTGGGAAGTCGTCTAGGTTTATTGGCAAGACTAGTGATATGGTTTAGTTTTatgggtatattaattatatgtccctacttttaacTCCCTATAAATATATCTTTATGCAACAATAAAtatcctggcgagattggggtatactcaaactaattggggtatacccaataagacaaaatctggtcattatgaagtaaaaccaagccacccttaaccttgtattttctaaatgactaatatgcccttgtttaattaacactaaaaattctgatttgGTTAATTAATCGAGCTTAGATTAATTGAATAGACTAAAACTTAGGAATcgaagttatgaaattttgttttcgattgaacttttgtgggatgatttttgatgagattttttttttttgagaatatctcTTGCAACGAAAATGAAGTACACAACCGAAACACTTCTAAAAGGTGATTGCAAATctgttgtatgaaatcatactcaaaatcaaagataaaaattggccggcatggtcttcattcgtcgaccttgccgactttattTTTTTGGCACTCAGGAGACGATAGAAAAAAATTATTGgtcggcaaggtcttcaaaaaataccctgTCGGCTATTGAGAAAAatgtattagtcggcaaggttttcaaaaaataccctgccggctgtTAAGTCTTtttattagtcggcaaggtcttcaaaaaataccctgccggctgtTGAAAAAAATTTGTTGGTCGGCAAGAtcttcaaaaaataccctgccggctgtTGAAAAAAATTACAGTCGCCATGGTtgttatgaaaagtcggcaataTCTTCAAAAAATACCTTGCCGGCTGTTGAAAAAATTTATAGTCCCATGGCtgttatgaaaagtcggcaagatatgcatgttacgaccttgccgaccaaaaacacaaaaatcataaattttgatttctaacctaatataagGTATCTGAGATTAGTATTATTTTGTACCCAATCCCAAAACCcgtatgatcctttttttttttttaatctcatcATGTATGATTAGAGTTTTgggaaattttttttgaaactttcttAGGATGGATTCAGTCGGCAAGGTTTTGGGGGGGacaatttggtcttttaacaccatttagacaccccttagcacactaggTTGGATGACTTTAAatttggtataccccaattaatctgggtataccccaatcaagccaggataaatATGTCCCTccttttttaataaccttatccatttaatattagattaccttaatatccTCACCCgtatactccctccgtaccacacATATAGGCGGTGAGAGACTATTCTCTTAGATTAAAAAAACTACTTGGAATTCATAATTTTACAGGTTTTTTCTTGTCTTGCGCTTTGTCTTATTCTCAATACAATTACCTATGTACCATTAATAAGGGTATATGTAGGAAAATTTATTTTGGAAATAGGATTCCGCCTATCTAATGGGTACAAGCAAAATCcaaaattccgcctatataataggtacggagggagtaatattttttctttatttcaaaaaggaacaaatttcttccagtACCACttcgccaccaccactagcaccaccagcaccaccaacattcaactaccattccaccaccaccgttcaacaaccaccaccactaatattccaccaccaccaccgttcaacaaccaccaccactaatattccaccacca
This DNA window, taken from Papaver somniferum cultivar HN1 chromosome 3, ASM357369v1, whole genome shotgun sequence, encodes the following:
- the LOC113355291 gene encoding probable E3 ubiquitin-protein ligase LUL4, which produces MGLSSSKPQRYDQNPSPSLLLSSSSSSYPNPPNSLPSTSSSSSSSSSSSSYSYSFPPPSQPPPPNCYSSYPPQTPPPPPYNNSPPPYQNPPQLNHYPMYPPPPPYYQQNLYSYNQTNTNQWQQPWIRPHWMMPQQPIQQVLPLVPYQEAKKIRNDVNVHKDTIKIQIDDHNPDYHLVSFTFDALVDGSITIFYFAKEGANCQYSPLYPDACMPVRVLFQKGVGQKFHQPSGTGIDLGFFDLEDLSRPSPGDQVFPLVIYAEACQPPLPMIEDSDHPLPSTSRAQISEAVLEKNNQGAFQVKVVKQILWIDGERYELREIYGIGNSTEPDLDDNDSGKECVICMTEPKDTAVLPCRHMCMCNECANELRRQTNKCPICRQPIEELLEIKVSKREQ